From a single bacterium genomic region:
- a CDS encoding peptidylprolyl isomerase, with translation MRWFQISLNLLILVVLLALTGCSDFSKKSPEVVARIGQQDAFTFENLQQYVSDWSYMRKFKSRSEAYSVALEDMITNQLKRIDFFARGLDQDEKWIQSIRRIINEELVAEYYTERYEKKYANAEQARRVYDVVNRVVYYRQILLQLPERAPQETIQSLRQKALDIKSEIERGGDFDQLLATAANNSAKNSDRAIRPVGWEQTVYSSLDSAIFNLPRGALRVLFNPDGFHIVQIVNVEDKTPEPFEKIKDELVAKLRNAYADKSLNEFENEKSKTIDDASLIWNETALRQLVKWAEDPRFYIDRYKDILQKAVVKNNAVLLTCSAGRIDLREYLRLLNTVLIPRSSKKLTVEDHKRFILEALRTDQIVKRAEQLGLRKKIFHARTVNPVLKNQIAVLYNQAVIDSQIPKPTEEMLRNFYNQQKDSLYYQLKKINIFAMIYNNEQTAKETMQKIADGTPFEKVSERWLVKTFIRNRDGSIKSYLSVEKPYLGEAAFRTNLNETAGPIAYHDPEAGDQYAVIKNVYTQPEKQLSYDDVKNTIAEDFRKYMKDKMTRQVRNRLWQQYDAKTFPKVLDRNLKTNK, from the coding sequence ATGAGATGGTTTCAGATTTCGCTCAATCTCCTGATCCTGGTCGTGTTGCTGGCTTTGACGGGATGTTCCGATTTTTCGAAAAAATCTCCGGAGGTTGTCGCCCGAATTGGGCAACAAGATGCATTCACCTTTGAAAACCTGCAGCAATATGTATCGGATTGGTCGTACATGAGGAAATTCAAGAGTCGGTCCGAGGCCTATTCTGTCGCGCTGGAGGATATGATAACCAATCAATTGAAACGCATCGATTTTTTCGCCAGAGGGCTGGATCAGGACGAGAAATGGATACAGAGCATTCGTAGGATCATCAATGAAGAACTGGTCGCAGAATATTACACCGAACGCTATGAGAAAAAATACGCCAATGCGGAGCAGGCACGCCGGGTGTATGACGTCGTGAACAGGGTGGTATACTATCGGCAAATATTACTGCAGTTGCCTGAAAGGGCACCGCAGGAAACGATCCAGTCGCTGAGGCAAAAGGCGCTCGATATCAAATCCGAAATCGAGCGCGGCGGAGATTTTGACCAATTGCTCGCCACCGCTGCAAACAACAGCGCCAAAAATTCAGACCGAGCCATACGCCCGGTCGGTTGGGAGCAGACCGTCTACAGTTCGCTGGACAGCGCCATTTTTAATCTGCCCCGCGGCGCGCTCCGTGTTCTATTCAACCCGGACGGCTTTCATATCGTCCAAATCGTCAACGTGGAGGATAAAACCCCGGAACCGTTCGAAAAGATTAAAGATGAACTGGTGGCGAAGCTTAGAAACGCCTATGCGGATAAAAGCTTGAACGAGTTTGAGAATGAAAAGAGTAAAACCATCGATGACGCCAGCTTGATCTGGAATGAAACCGCTTTGCGGCAGCTTGTCAAATGGGCGGAAGATCCCCGCTTCTATATCGATCGCTACAAGGATATTCTGCAAAAAGCCGTCGTCAAAAACAACGCCGTCCTGCTGACCTGTTCAGCCGGGCGGATCGACTTGCGGGAGTATCTTCGTTTACTGAACACGGTTTTGATTCCGCGATCCTCGAAAAAACTAACCGTCGAAGATCATAAACGATTCATCCTGGAAGCGCTGCGCACGGATCAAATCGTCAAAAGAGCGGAACAACTCGGCCTGCGAAAGAAGATCTTCCATGCTCGAACCGTCAATCCGGTACTGAAAAATCAAATTGCCGTCTTGTATAACCAAGCCGTCATCGATTCGCAAATTCCGAAACCGACCGAGGAGATGCTGCGCAATTTTTATAACCAGCAAAAGGACTCTCTTTATTATCAGCTGAAGAAGATCAATATTTTCGCCATGATCTACAACAACGAACAAACAGCCAAAGAAACCATGCAGAAAATCGCCGACGGCACACCTTTTGAGAAAGTGTCCGAAAGGTGGTTGGTCAAAACCTTCATCCGTAATCGGGATGGAAGCATCAAATCCTATCTCAGCGTCGAGAAGCCGTATCTTGGCGAAGCCGCCTTTCGTACCAATCTCAATGAAACAGCCGGACCGATTGCCTATCATGATCCGGAGGCCGGCGACCAGTACGCCGTCATCAAAAACGTGTATACCCAGCCTGAAAAGCAGTTATCCTATGATGATGTCAAGAACACCATCGCGGAGGATTTCAGGAAATATATGAAAGATAAAATGACGCGGCAGGTTCGGAACCGGCTCTGGCAACAATATGATGCAAAAACTTTCCCCAAGGTTTTGGATCGCAACCTGAAAACAAACAAATGA
- a CDS encoding LacI family DNA-binding transcriptional regulator, whose amino-acid sequence MAHVTQSDIAKKLHVTRITVSKALRNHPDISTEMKIRVRQVAEELGYSPNLIAQNLKSRHSYTLGVVIPDLENPFFAQVTDNIIDAADDLNYSVFVTISREDQNREKRNLLKLIGMRVDGLLVCLTQQTQHPQIFTHIKELNIPLVFFDRQYEGLKFSSVTFNDQKGAMDALKMIIDKGYSRFAHIAGFSNTSIGKERQKGFRQAIQKNGLEINQDWIIEGGFEVTDGYRAFKKLYHSTPLPEIILAVNDRAALGVYQAAKELGLKIPQDFGIVAFGCNEIAQTFSPPLSIIHQDPRALSLTATHLLVKEIEEKSYSNHIQLKIDETFFWNQSILYPN is encoded by the coding sequence ATGGCGCATGTTACCCAGTCTGATATCGCAAAAAAACTTCATGTAACCCGGATAACGGTTTCCAAGGCGCTGCGTAATCATCCGGATATTTCCACCGAGATGAAAATCAGGGTCCGTCAGGTCGCTGAGGAATTGGGTTATTCACCCAATTTGATTGCACAGAATTTAAAGTCTAGACACAGCTATACACTCGGTGTCGTCATCCCGGATCTGGAAAATCCCTTCTTTGCCCAAGTGACAGATAACATAATCGATGCCGCGGACGATTTGAATTACAGTGTTTTTGTAACCATCTCTCGCGAGGATCAAAATAGGGAAAAACGAAACCTGCTAAAATTGATCGGAATGAGAGTCGACGGTTTATTAGTCTGCCTCACTCAGCAAACTCAACACCCACAGATTTTTACCCACATCAAAGAACTGAATATTCCACTCGTTTTTTTTGACAGACAGTACGAGGGCTTAAAGTTTTCCAGCGTCACTTTTAATGATCAAAAGGGTGCGATGGACGCCCTAAAAATGATTATCGACAAGGGATATAGCCGATTTGCACACATTGCCGGATTTTCGAACACCAGCATCGGCAAGGAACGCCAAAAGGGGTTCCGACAGGCGATACAAAAAAACGGATTGGAGATAAACCAGGATTGGATCATTGAAGGCGGATTTGAAGTTACGGACGGTTACCGTGCCTTCAAGAAATTATATCATTCCACCCCTCTGCCCGAAATTATCCTGGCTGTTAACGATCGGGCCGCCTTGGGAGTCTATCAGGCCGCCAAGGAATTAGGCCTGAAAATTCCGCAAGACTTTGGCATCGTCGCCTTTGGCTGTAACGAAATCGCCCAGACATTTTCTCCCCCTTTGTCGATTATCCATCAGGACCCCCGGGCGTTGAGTCTGACTGCAACCCATTTACTCGTCAAGGAAATCGAGGAGAAAAGTTATTCGAATCATATACAACTCAAGATCGATGAGACTTTTTTTTGGAATCAATCTATTCTGTACCCTAACTAA
- a CDS encoding LacI family DNA-binding transcriptional regulator, with the protein MKKIIIDDVAKVAGVSKGTVSAVINNKNSVKPETRDHVLLVMRKLNFRPKCAARYLKTDLFSKNIGIIVKDLITPSYAMIATGAKDYADRRGYSILLSSSDDNPETEKKFFQLFSVNDIKGTILSPVVAEPAEIEHLFRWKMINYPFVLLEAVKGINANVVAIDNRKAVKTAVKYLIDCGHRNIVHFAGPRQSSCAQERIEGFRHAFSESTLVFNADAVVYIGSNYKESFLNTIEYFKRKNRADFPSAIICFNDQQALSVMMALKELSIRVPDDISLIGNDHVEHALFYPVPLTTIHAPHRQIGEKAAEIIIDNIESSTPLPARHIVLETDFMIRGSTKAVNG; encoded by the coding sequence GTGAAAAAAATCATCATTGATGATGTTGCCAAGGTTGCCGGTGTATCCAAGGGCACCGTTTCTGCCGTCATTAATAATAAAAACTCAGTTAAACCGGAGACGCGCGACCATGTCCTGCTGGTCATGCGGAAATTGAATTTTCGCCCCAAATGTGCTGCCAGGTATCTGAAAACCGACTTATTCAGCAAAAACATCGGCATCATCGTCAAGGATTTGATCACTCCCTCTTATGCCATGATCGCCACGGGCGCCAAGGACTACGCCGATCGCAGAGGTTATTCGATCCTTCTTTCCAGTTCCGATGATAATCCGGAAACAGAAAAAAAATTCTTTCAGCTCTTTTCCGTAAACGACATCAAGGGCACGATTCTGTCTCCCGTGGTCGCCGAGCCCGCTGAAATTGAACACCTGTTTAGATGGAAGATGATAAATTATCCTTTTGTCCTGCTGGAAGCGGTCAAAGGGATCAACGCCAATGTGGTGGCTATCGATAACCGTAAAGCCGTGAAAACGGCGGTGAAATATCTGATTGACTGCGGGCACAGGAACATCGTTCATTTTGCCGGTCCCCGGCAATCCTCTTGTGCCCAGGAACGCATTGAAGGATTTCGGCATGCTTTCAGCGAAAGTACACTTGTTTTTAATGCCGACGCAGTTGTTTATATTGGGTCGAACTATAAAGAGAGCTTTTTAAATACAATAGAATATTTTAAGAGAAAAAATCGTGCCGATTTTCCCTCCGCCATTATCTGCTTCAATGACCAACAAGCCCTGTCTGTGATGATGGCGCTCAAAGAATTGAGTATCCGAGTTCCGGACGACATCTCCCTGATCGGCAATGACCATGTGGAGCACGCCCTCTTTTATCCGGTGCCGCTGACGACCATCCACGCGCCGCACCGCCAAATCGGGGAAAAGGCGGCGGAAATTATCATTGATAACATAGAATCATCCACTCCGTTACCGGCCAGACATATAGTACTGGAAACGGATTTCATGATCAGAGGATCCACCAAGGCTGTTAATGGCTGA
- a CDS encoding alpha-L-fucosidase has protein sequence MTSAVPIFSHALVKLSLVLLFSALAARGEELPAAVRQTLAQWQERKFGLMMHWGPYSQWGVVESWSICSEDEPWCSRKGRPYNEYVAAYEKLPTSFNPLRFCPGKWAAAAKAAGMRYVVFTTKHHDGFCMFDSPGTSYKITDPSCPFATDPRADVTRAIFEAFRKEDFMVGAYFSKPDWHNPDYWAPEWAAPDRGVNYDPAKHPDRWQKFKDYTYSQIEALMSGYGRVDILWLDGGWVRPQNTITDEVRSWAGMKPWDQDIDMERIAAMARSLQPGVLIVDRTVQGPYENYRTPEQQVPDRPLDYPWETCMTMGDQWSFKPDDRYKPARQLIHLLIEIVAKGGNFLLNIGPEPTGEWADVAYERLAAIGAWMQVNHQAIYGSTPLPPWRSGKFAFAAGKDHTRYVFYLADEGEEAPPARLLIPGITAPRSARIMLLGHDRPLSWQQDTAGITVHLPAALRQHMPCAHAWTFSVH, from the coding sequence ATGACATCGGCTGTGCCGATTTTCTCCCATGCCCTGGTCAAACTGTCGCTCGTTCTGCTGTTCAGCGCCCTCGCCGCCCGAGGCGAGGAACTGCCCGCCGCCGTCCGCCAGACCCTGGCCCAGTGGCAGGAGCGCAAGTTCGGGCTGATGATGCATTGGGGACCCTACAGCCAGTGGGGCGTGGTTGAATCGTGGTCGATCTGCTCCGAGGACGAACCCTGGTGCAGCCGCAAAGGCCGCCCCTATAACGAATATGTCGCAGCGTATGAAAAACTGCCGACGAGCTTTAATCCCCTGCGTTTCTGTCCCGGGAAATGGGCCGCCGCTGCCAAAGCGGCGGGCATGCGCTACGTGGTCTTCACCACCAAGCACCACGACGGCTTTTGCATGTTCGACAGTCCCGGTACCTCCTACAAGATCACCGATCCCTCGTGCCCCTTCGCGACCGATCCCCGCGCTGATGTGACCCGGGCGATTTTCGAGGCCTTCCGCAAGGAGGATTTTATGGTCGGGGCCTATTTCTCCAAACCCGATTGGCACAACCCCGACTATTGGGCGCCGGAGTGGGCAGCGCCCGACCGCGGCGTCAACTATGATCCCGCCAAACACCCCGACCGCTGGCAAAAATTCAAGGACTATACCTATTCCCAGATCGAGGCCCTGATGAGCGGTTACGGCCGCGTCGATATCCTCTGGCTTGACGGCGGCTGGGTGCGTCCGCAGAACACCATCACCGACGAGGTTCGCTCGTGGGCGGGCATGAAACCCTGGGATCAGGATATCGACATGGAGCGCATCGCCGCCATGGCGCGTAGCCTCCAGCCGGGAGTGCTCATCGTCGACCGCACGGTCCAGGGGCCCTATGAAAATTACCGCACCCCCGAGCAGCAGGTGCCGGACCGACCCCTCGATTATCCCTGGGAAACCTGCATGACGATGGGCGACCAGTGGTCCTTCAAGCCAGACGACCGCTATAAACCGGCGCGGCAGCTGATCCACCTCCTCATCGAGATTGTCGCCAAGGGCGGCAATTTCCTCCTCAATATCGGCCCGGAGCCGACCGGCGAATGGGCCGACGTCGCCTATGAACGCCTCGCTGCGATCGGCGCCTGGATGCAGGTGAATCACCAGGCAATCTATGGCTCAACGCCGCTGCCGCCCTGGAGAAGCGGTAAATTCGCCTTCGCCGCAGGTAAGGACCATACGCGCTATGTTTTTTATCTGGCGGATGAGGGCGAGGAGGCCCCGCCCGCCAGGCTGCTCATTCCGGGCATCACGGCGCCCCGATCAGCCCGCATCATGCTGCTCGGCCATGACCGGCCCCTGAGCTGGCAGCAAGATACGGCGGGAATTACAGTGCACCTCCCGGCGGCCCTACGGCAGCACATGCCTTGCGCCCATGCCTGGACCTTCTCTGTTCATTGA
- a CDS encoding T9SS type A sorting domain-containing protein, which yields MRKLQLLFAALLLLGASTVFSQTLMDYVAEVRGDTLVIKDYWDMNQEQNSLTNAINLDVNNVPAGRVYMLKTNGYYPLVNNPTTLRPTVIVGQDKTILVNNKAVGVNPPVICGAAWEGGSNTGGINNNHALTVKNCSIIPADSKQDLGWNFFGNGADGVKLTLENDLFERTRWVFMGGFAKWTSFFVKDCYFVNMNGQPCRRNGGVMDVFNPVDTLLVENSTHVMAQGMMYKFRANPFNRIILNHNTFVNISNVVMLDLGSQCAISVTNNIFVNCNVQPYGGKTIDVGEEDPGKQPLGLINVYPDTAVHQDRKYLVDNNVIYWDPKLADIPATLNAKKVNGSTNWVSQMIPMNTRTKTMFDDNTTYPYLTEGRWITEKPNFTDPKDLMTTQVDVLKEFSTSTCDTASTSTMPDWRLVNVGLDNYVFSDFPIPVDLSYNNANLLTAATNGFPVGDLNWFPAKKTQWLAQRSAEMAIIDKALNTGKTGVAHKPAGEVPVDFVLQQNYPNPFNPSTHIAYSVPKSGVVTLKVYDAMGREVATLVDGYKNAGITHHVVFDGSKLASGVYMYKLSDGSYEVTKKMMLVK from the coding sequence ATGCGAAAGCTACAACTACTTTTTGCAGCGTTGCTTTTGTTAGGAGCATCGACGGTTTTTTCCCAAACGTTGATGGACTATGTCGCTGAAGTACGCGGCGACACTCTAGTCATCAAAGATTACTGGGATATGAATCAGGAACAAAACTCCTTGACCAATGCCATCAACCTGGACGTCAATAATGTTCCGGCCGGCCGCGTCTATATGTTGAAAACAAACGGATACTATCCGCTGGTCAACAACCCGACCACACTAAGACCGACCGTAATTGTTGGACAGGACAAAACCATCCTGGTTAATAACAAAGCGGTAGGCGTCAATCCCCCGGTCATCTGCGGTGCGGCCTGGGAAGGCGGTTCGAACACGGGTGGAATCAACAACAATCACGCTCTGACGGTAAAGAACTGCAGCATTATTCCGGCGGATTCAAAGCAGGATTTGGGCTGGAACTTTTTCGGCAATGGCGCCGACGGCGTCAAATTGACGTTGGAAAACGATTTGTTCGAACGCACGCGCTGGGTGTTCATGGGCGGCTTCGCCAAATGGACCTCGTTCTTTGTCAAGGATTGCTACTTCGTCAATATGAACGGCCAACCCTGCCGGCGCAACGGCGGTGTTATGGACGTATTCAATCCGGTCGATACCTTGCTGGTGGAGAACAGCACCCACGTCATGGCTCAGGGCATGATGTATAAATTCAGAGCCAACCCGTTCAATCGCATCATCCTCAACCATAATACCTTTGTCAACATCTCCAATGTCGTCATGTTGGATTTAGGTTCTCAATGCGCCATCAGCGTGACCAACAACATTTTCGTCAACTGCAACGTCCAGCCCTATGGCGGCAAAACCATCGATGTGGGCGAAGAGGATCCCGGTAAACAACCGCTCGGTTTGATCAACGTCTATCCGGACACGGCTGTACATCAAGATCGGAAATATCTGGTCGACAATAACGTGATCTACTGGGATCCAAAACTGGCTGACATTCCGGCAACGTTAAATGCCAAAAAAGTCAACGGCTCCACAAATTGGGTGAGCCAGATGATCCCCATGAATACCAGAACCAAAACCATGTTCGACGACAATACTACCTACCCCTATTTGACCGAAGGCAGGTGGATAACCGAAAAACCGAATTTCACCGATCCAAAGGATCTGATGACAACCCAGGTTGATGTTTTAAAGGAATTCTCCACATCCACCTGTGATACCGCCAGCACCTCTACCATGCCTGATTGGCGTTTGGTTAATGTCGGCCTCGATAATTACGTCTTCTCCGATTTTCCGATTCCGGTGGATCTGTCCTACAACAACGCGAACCTGTTGACCGCCGCCACCAATGGCTTCCCGGTGGGCGATCTGAACTGGTTCCCGGCCAAGAAGACGCAATGGCTGGCGCAGAGAAGCGCCGAAATGGCCATTATTGACAAGGCTTTGAATACCGGCAAGACGGGTGTCGCCCATAAACCGGCAGGCGAGGTTCCGGTCGATTTCGTTCTGCAGCAAAATTATCCGAACCCGTTCAATCCGTCCACCCACATCGCCTATTCCGTGCCGAAATCCGGCGTTGTGACGTTGAAGGTCTATGATGCTATGGGCCGGGAAGTTGCCACCCTGGTCGATGGCTATAAGAATGCCGGCATCACCCATCATGTCGTTTTTGACGGCTCCAAACTGGCCAGCGGCGTTTATATGTACAAACTGTCCGACGGCAGCTACGAAGTCACCAAAAAAATGATGCTGGTAAAATAA
- a CDS encoding TonB-dependent receptor yields the protein MKRLLNSVRGFYPSFMNRSPIRFSGWVLLLIGVVVLSAAPSAVFGGTIKGTIFDKDTKDPLPAGNIMLKGTSLGTAANFKGAYTIADVPAGKYTIVVSIIGYEKLSAEVEIPAEGVVEHNFSLKSVTLQGQQVTITAQAQGQLQAINQQIASARITNVVSKSRIQELPDDNAATALSRLPGLSLQDGDKVVIRGIQAKLNTVLINGIQVPSTELNDRSTNLGFISSNLLSGIEVIKALTPDMDANAIGGVVNLRLREAPTGLHFDVFSQANYNTLDRTSDNYKVWASVSKRLLKDNLGIFIQGNADRSDIGQDIASAAFGINGKGNIPYGEAPYQMNSFTLEDQWNVISNGGGSVILDYLLPKGKIVLQNTYANNLSNNTSFRNAYILDTNQGQLAIGRNRYGKDLMINALQTEYNFGRIKTELSLSHSFSNKYTRQRYGDAGQPMNFYNTAARPFGSSEDGKAINFYTQRQFLTLGEALNIPTDPKDAMGASVQGWVVGRGEKFDQHVYNSTLDFTVPVTFMKSISSKIKFGGKYTKSTRKNDVEADFNGSYDDDYYYATTNFFPKHPGISKTNPVLFSDLWDSNYTRGKYFLNGDRHFKFAYDRDLMDRYMKTSISGWAPARHMPYSEREDFNGDEIFSAGYLMTDLNIGPKLSLIGGARYEHYNMNYKAKFVYCTHSVYGYGVVYDTLNTVDRNDDDIFPNIQMRYKATPWADVRFAYTKGISRPDYQAILPKIYYEPGGYAEAGNTKLKPAISTNYDAYVSFYNNKIGLFSIGGFYKQIDNVFFQTSIFYQNLSYYHVSFPGAKLWSALKATPPTPGQNITTYINNPHPAHIKGLEVEWQTHFWYMPQPLNFLVLNVNYTRAQSDMDYQQIRNITQTVRDPRTGRPVNVYTTTDTVRNARLLFQGNDNLNAALGVDYKGLSGRISFNLQGDVITNVGTRPEEDRYTGNIYRWDFTLQQKLPIRGLSFSISGINIFNNKTVTYAKFRRALNGDILKNEASWAYSPRIFQTNLRYSF from the coding sequence ATGAAAAGGTTACTGAACAGTGTCAGAGGGTTCTATCCGTCATTTATGAACCGGTCCCCGATTCGTTTTAGTGGCTGGGTTCTCCTACTGATCGGGGTGGTCGTCTTGTCAGCGGCCCCGTCGGCCGTATTCGGAGGGACGATCAAGGGAACAATTTTTGACAAGGATACCAAAGATCCCTTGCCGGCAGGCAACATCATGCTCAAGGGCACCAGTCTGGGAACAGCAGCCAATTTTAAAGGTGCCTATACTATTGCCGATGTACCCGCCGGCAAATATACCATCGTCGTTTCCATCATCGGTTATGAGAAATTGAGCGCTGAGGTTGAGATTCCTGCAGAAGGTGTTGTGGAACATAATTTCAGCCTCAAATCGGTGACCTTACAGGGCCAACAGGTCACCATCACCGCACAAGCCCAGGGTCAACTCCAAGCCATCAACCAGCAAATCGCCTCCGCCCGAATTACCAACGTCGTATCCAAATCCAGAATTCAAGAATTGCCTGACGACAACGCCGCCACGGCGCTCAGCCGTCTGCCGGGTCTTTCACTCCAGGATGGAGATAAAGTGGTCATTCGCGGCATCCAGGCCAAACTGAACACCGTGCTGATCAATGGCATCCAGGTGCCCTCCACCGAGTTGAATGACCGTTCGACCAATTTAGGCTTTATCTCCTCCAATCTTCTTTCCGGTATCGAAGTGATCAAAGCCTTGACGCCGGATATGGATGCCAATGCTATCGGCGGCGTCGTCAATCTCCGTCTCCGTGAAGCCCCGACTGGTCTGCATTTCGACGTTTTTTCGCAGGCCAACTATAACACCTTGGATCGTACATCCGACAATTATAAAGTATGGGCCAGCGTTAGCAAGCGGCTCTTAAAAGACAATCTAGGCATATTCATTCAAGGAAACGCGGACCGGTCCGATATCGGGCAGGATATCGCTTCTGCAGCCTTCGGCATCAACGGCAAGGGCAATATCCCCTATGGAGAGGCGCCCTACCAGATGAATTCTTTTACTCTCGAAGATCAATGGAACGTGATCAGCAACGGCGGCGGCAGTGTGATTCTGGATTACTTGTTGCCAAAGGGCAAAATCGTCCTGCAGAACACTTATGCCAATAATCTGAGCAACAATACATCCTTCAGGAATGCCTATATACTTGATACAAACCAGGGACAACTGGCCATCGGCCGAAACCGATATGGCAAAGATTTGATGATCAACGCGTTGCAAACAGAATACAATTTCGGCAGGATCAAAACCGAACTTTCCCTGTCCCATTCTTTTTCCAACAAATACACCCGGCAGAGATATGGCGATGCCGGACAACCCATGAATTTTTACAACACGGCCGCCCGACCCTTCGGCAGCAGCGAGGACGGCAAGGCCATCAATTTTTACACCCAGCGGCAGTTTCTGACTCTTGGCGAGGCATTGAACATACCCACCGATCCTAAGGATGCCATGGGCGCCTCTGTTCAGGGCTGGGTCGTCGGTCGCGGAGAAAAATTCGACCAGCATGTCTACAATTCCACTCTGGATTTCACCGTGCCGGTTACCTTTATGAAGAGCATCTCCTCCAAAATCAAATTCGGTGGCAAATACACCAAATCCACGCGTAAGAACGACGTGGAAGCCGATTTTAACGGGTCGTATGACGATGATTATTATTATGCGACCACCAACTTTTTCCCCAAACACCCCGGCATCTCAAAGACCAATCCGGTGTTGTTCAGCGATCTTTGGGACAGCAATTACACCAGAGGCAAGTATTTCCTCAACGGCGACCGCCACTTTAAATTCGCCTATGACCGGGATTTGATGGATCGGTATATGAAAACTTCCATCTCCGGTTGGGCGCCTGCGCGGCACATGCCCTACTCGGAACGAGAAGATTTTAACGGCGATGAGATATTCTCGGCCGGCTATTTGATGACGGATCTGAACATCGGCCCCAAGCTCTCTCTGATCGGTGGCGCCCGCTACGAGCATTATAATATGAATTACAAAGCGAAATTCGTCTATTGTACCCATTCGGTTTACGGTTACGGCGTCGTCTATGATACTTTGAACACCGTCGACCGAAATGACGATGACATCTTTCCCAATATCCAGATGCGCTATAAGGCCACACCCTGGGCAGATGTCCGTTTCGCTTATACCAAAGGGATCTCCCGCCCTGATTATCAGGCCATTCTGCCAAAAATCTATTACGAACCCGGCGGCTACGCGGAGGCAGGGAATACGAAATTGAAACCTGCCATCTCGACCAACTATGACGCCTATGTTTCCTTCTATAATAATAAAATCGGTCTTTTCTCCATCGGTGGTTTCTACAAGCAAATCGACAATGTTTTCTTCCAAACCTCCATTTTTTACCAGAATTTGAGTTATTATCACGTCTCCTTCCCGGGCGCCAAACTCTGGTCTGCCCTCAAAGCCACGCCGCCGACGCCGGGTCAAAACATAACCACCTATATCAACAACCCGCATCCGGCCCATATCAAAGGCCTCGAAGTGGAATGGCAGACGCATTTCTGGTACATGCCACAACCGTTGAATTTCTTGGTTCTGAACGTCAACTACACCAGAGCCCAATCTGACATGGATTATCAGCAAATCCGCAATATAACCCAAACCGTTCGCGATCCTAGGACCGGTCGTCCCGTAAATGTCTACACGACAACCGATACGGTGCGTAATGCCCGACTCTTGTTTCAGGGCAACGATAATCTGAATGCCGCTTTGGGCGTTGATTATAAGGGCTTATCCGGCCGTATCTCTTTCAACTTGCAGGGCGATGTCATAACCAACGTTGGCACCAGACCCGAAGAGGACCGCTACACCGGCAATATTTATCGCTGGGACTTTACGCTGCAGCAAAAACTGCCAATCCGCGGGCTGAGTTTTTCGATCAGCGGTATCAATATCTTTAACAACAAGACAGTTACCTATGCCAAATTCAGAAGAGCTTTGAATGGCGATATTCTGAAAAACGAAGCTTCCTGGGCTTACTCACCCAGAATTTTTCAGACCAACTTGCGGTACAGTTTTTAA